The Apium graveolens cultivar Ventura chromosome 11, ASM990537v1, whole genome shotgun sequence genome has a window encoding:
- the LOC141696718 gene encoding uncharacterized protein LOC141696718, with translation MDSEYDSDTIEATTAIYAALTKEDAKTVRDMCQEHAEGPFLVLNQFGDSVLQKALYSGQVDLVLDLLNDANQRWPQGFRKKLGDHVNVRKNNVLHVAATQDSCLRAAHKIFQLADHLLTLENNDGETPLFLAARYGQLKMFTFLNSQIQNLVSDEEDSLSFYQFSGERKKYTVLHLAIYKEHFVLALYIAKKIPSLICEENHMKMTGLHYLAMNSSAFRKQDWKWLKLFIPSSFRRLCKLVDEILDEDFTGDDHMKAAAVCPRFTMTIPWWDRIKEEYERYEVALQLGVELVENDKEWRQLISSYKLITTSVSNTYEADYIAAAAPATLDSGDANTAAAQTNQSADTEIEKPPTTLTLATKYGCLEIARTIIQYYPQTVEQVDPKYGSLLHLAIKYRRIKIFDDVVNMPMQMRKLVRCRDGEGNSILHMVALNPTKVKDKNGNDATSTKNPKAGPRFPWDSEEITNETRSPAFELQDDLLLFERVEKILKTYHHKTLNKNLQTADQLFAAKKEPLRDAAQEWMKRTAENCSIVAVLIATVAFAAAYTVPGGSNPENGSPVLVNQTFFVVFTVSDVLSLASTLTAVVVFLSILTSSFQFEDFKESLPKRLMFGISCLIFSLTIMMLAFAATIILMIKNRQQWTRIALYGIAFLPVSVLVATYLPFYVPLMRTFHYTVAKVETMLPRFRVQWGDIHKSSLFKNKEPTTSSNQSMPV, from the exons ATGGATAGTGAGTATGACTCTGATACCATTGAGGCTACTACGGCTATATATGCCGCTCTTACCAAAGAGGACGCCAAAACGGTCAGAGACATGTGCCAGGAACATGCAGAGGGTCCATTTCTGGTTCTGAACCAATTTGGAGACTCTGTGCTGCAGAAGGCTTTGTACTCCGGACAAGTTGATTTAGTGCTGGACTTGCTCAATGATGCTAATCAACGTTGGCCACAAGGTTTTCGCAAAAAATTGGGGGACCATGTCAATGTGAGAAAAAACAATGTTCTCCATGTTGCAGCAACTCAGGACTCCTGTCTCCGAGCTGCGCATAAGATTTTTCAGTTGGCAGATCACTTGCTCACCCTCGAAAACAATGACGGGGAGACCCCTCTATTCCTTGCTGCCCGATATGGCCAATTGAAGATGTTCACGTTTCTTAACAGTCAAATTCAGAATTTAGTTTCTGATGAAGAAGATAGTCTCTCGTTTTACCAATTTTCTGGTGAACGTAAGAAGTATACTGTACTTCATCTAGCCATCTACAAGGAGCATTTTG TGTTGGCCTTGTACATAGCAAAAAAGATTCCAAGTTTAATTTGTGAAGAGAACCATATGAAAATGACCGGTCTTCACTATCTAGCTATGAATTCATCAGCCTTCAGAAAGCAGGACTGGAAGTGGCTCAAGCTCTTCATTCCATCTTCTTTTCGACGTCTTTGTAAGCTCGTTGACGAGATTTTAGACGAAGACTTTACTGGAGACGATCACATGAAAGCTGCTGCAG TGTGTCCACGGTTTACGATGACAATTCCCTGGTGGGATAGGATTAAAGAAGAATATGAAAGATATGAAGTAGCTCTGCAACTGGGCGTGGAATTAGTTGAAAACGATAAAGAATGGAGACAACTTATTTCATCTTACAAGCTAATAACTACTTCTGTCTCCAACACATATGAAGCTGATTACATTGCGGCGGCAGCTCCAGCCACCCTAGACAGTGGAGATGCTAACACAGCTGCTGCTCAGACCAACCAATCTGCTGACACAGAAATAGAAAAACCACCAACAACATTGACATTAGCCACAAAGTATGGGTGCTTGGAGATAGCTCGTACCATTATACAATATTATCCTCAAACCGTGGAGCAAGTTGATCCTAAATATGGTTCACTTTTACACCTGGCAATTAAGTATCGCAGGATAAAGATATTTGATGATGTGGTGAATATGCCtatgcaaatgaggaagttagtgAGATGTCGGGACGGAGAAGGAAACTCCATTTTGCATATGGTTGCTTTAAATCCCACAAAAGTAAAAGATAAGAATGGCAATGATGCCACTTCAACTAAAAACCCCAAAGCCGGACCACGTTTTCCTTGGGACTCCGAAGAAATCACCAACGAAACTCGCAGTCCTGCGTTTGAATTGCAAGACGACCTACTCTTGTTCGAG CGTGTGGAAAAGATTCTAAAGACTTACCATCATAAAACCTTGAACAAGAATTTACAGACAGCTGATCAGTTATTTGCTGCTAAAAAGGAACCACTTCGAGATGCTGCACAAGAATGGATGAAGAGAACAGCAGAGAATTGTTCAATTGTTGCTGTACTCATTGCAACTGTTGCCTTTGCAGCAGCATACACGGTACCAGGAGGTTCGAATCCAGAGAATGGTTCTCCGGTTCTTGTAAATCAAACATTCTTTGTTGTATTTACTGTGAGCGATGTTCTTTCGCTTGCATCCACATTAACAGCTGTTGTGGTATTTCTGTCCATCCTGACCTCATCATTTCAATTTGAGGACTTCAAGGAGTCGCTTCCAAAGAGGCTAATGTTTGGAATCTCATGCCTAATATTCTCCTTGACAATAATGATGCTGGCATTTGCAGCAACAATCATCCTTATGATCAAGAACAGGCAACAGTGGACCAGAATTGCGTTGTATGGCATTGCATTCCTCCCCGTCAGTGTGTTAGTTGCAACATACTTGCCTTTCTATGTGCCTCTGATGCGAACATTTCATTACACAGTCGCCAAAGTAGAAACAATGCTGCCTAGGTTTCGTGTTCAATGGGGAGACATTCATAAATCTAGCTTGTTCAAAAACAAGGAGCCTACAACTTCCTCGAACCAAAGCATGCCAGTTTAA
- the LOC141695365 gene encoding NDR1/HIN1-like protein 6 produces MFAPPPGYGNGVQHQRLPANGRPRRSSGKFCLKCICCCYCFLIVLLLVLAGITFYLYMEYKPEIPSYKVINMDVKKLAIDQKDLTINVNFVVHAEANNPNSHIGFKYGKDSAVDVYYKTTNLCSGQLPSFEQGHKNITVMNIEMTGKNGFGNDLQDALKENQKNGQIPLLVTVKAPVSVILGSLPLREFTVHVKCHLVIDSLLSGTKPRIVSSRYDVDASF; encoded by the coding sequence ATGTTTGCACCTCCACCTGGATATGGAAATGGAGTTCAACATCAGAGGCTTCCTGCGAATGGAAGGCCTAGGAGGTCGTCAGGAAAATTTTGCTTAAAATGTATATGTTGCTGCTATTGCTTCCTTATTGTATTGCTCCTTGTTCTTGCGGGAATCACGTTTTATTTGTACATGGAGTACAAGCCCGAAATACCTTCGTACAAGGTGATTAATATGGATGTTAAAAAATTAGCTATTGATCAGAAAGATTTAACCATCAATGTAAACTTTGTTGTGCATGCTGAGGCCAACAATCCTAACTCACATATTGGCTTCAAGTATGGTAAAGATAGCGCAGTGGACGTGTACTACAAAACAACCAATCTGTGCTCGGGGCAGCTCCCATCTTTCGAACAAGGGCATAAAAACATAACCGTTATGAACATTGAGATGACAGGGAAGAATGGATTTGGAAATGATCTTCAAGATGCACTCAAAGAAAACCAAAAAAATGGACAGATTCCATTGCTTGTGACGGTTAAGGCGCCTGTAAGTGTTATTCTGGGAAGTCTTCCTTTGAGGGAGTTTACAGTACATGTGAAATGTCATCTGGTAATAGATAGCTTGTTAAGTGGCACGAAACCTAGGATCGTATCCAGTAGATATGATGTAGATGCTTCTTTTTAG